A window of the Fusarium poae strain DAOMC 252244 chromosome 3, whole genome shotgun sequence genome harbors these coding sequences:
- a CDS encoding hypothetical protein (TransMembrane:3 (i77-92o104-123i135-153o)~BUSCO:1566at5125), whose product MSTSTPRLRSGFPATPAATRRHNNQQTPSSAGSPSYGKGSTTRSPSLPLAPESTRPHAAINQPVIPLTVLDAPQQRLYTFGVYVLLWAWKLYDWLQVVEDGDSSWFLFLKWIFIDFAFLFGVPELRIPWLELSQPVVTTIFSLHLVLNYMLMFNIPIPWQSWILGFAKVLYDREISISEHNVKVSTILNNHSLIMGKQIINILPEGSAILNPKGTPFCLTAKPKHAVDLPIYFNATIPAEIELIRLDFDSNKEETIKISNREVNRVAKQIRDHNTDQTSFGFQWDYPVKKPGVYRLGKVLDEYKLEVQRATADTYVVPCPQARIRPSSDSQRCIQELSNLSLDVYGTPPLKIQYSRTINGKDHSFHFQSLQPDGFSSPLLGASSSLVSDDQDDVSWVRPRKVTVGLNESMTSAGEWEYSIDEVYDAFGNVVKYAESEEDSSQSRAKGLKYGFKVKERPKASMKGCDMRNPFKVAKGRSVRLPVDFFMTGSKDDTPHEVTWEFSPINSLTNSGEHGDEVSIGGYNAKSSMDQPFVSEPGLYTLKTISSGSCKGEVKEPSSCLLLNPLEPSLSVRSEEIPDKCAGNSIGLRVDLDLVGTPPFVVRYDIITSDGHVEKKSHRVPGLRSQLELVPKMAGRHKYIFKSVDDAVYDNQPLTGDDKVLEQVVKPAASAKIASRSGVVNACLDSEVELDVILYGEAPFNLEWEIVHDGKRKSERVTGVQESSFKIKTNTLRKGGEYILALSSVQDKRGCKTFLQDQVKIAVRRQQPRAAFGFVEHKQKIMAVEETHLRLPLRLEGEPPFEITYRNLAGNGEVLTKRANNANDNLLVKSQGTYELIDVRDVQCPGSVVPAAARFEVGWFPRPEISIVESPSIKPDGDTFVKQDICEGDIDGFEVNLKGSPPYHVQYDVTHKPAKGSKAFTRKDFDAPLAKAAISMDTTKAGDYTYKFSALADNLYNSNKNFHPLTLTQRVNAKPSAGFTKPGQSFKYCMEEQEHEDRIPIKLTGEAPFYVEVEIKHQAGSPAETYRIPSIDSNSYGIRIPRQHLRLGAQQVRIRTVRDARGCQRKYEHGGPSVQIHLYEAPSIYPLESRRDYCVGERIAYTLSGTPPFDISYDFNGRWNAKSQTTSFRRIAEKPGDFTITSISDKASECRAAVNIPKTIHPLPSVQISRGKQSRVDIHEGNEVDIFFEFWGTPPFEFTYTRSSNAKKGQRSVVLETRHDVSYEHSKVVKASQEGTYEVVAIKDKFCSFSTQQVEKKQRR is encoded by the exons TTCATCCTGGTTCCTGTTTCTCAAATGGATCTTTATTGATTTTGCCTTCCTTTTTGGCGTGCCGGAATTGAGAATACCTTGGCTCGAGCTCTCCCAACCCGTCGTGACCACTATATTCTCCTTACATCTGGTGCTCAACTACATGCTTATGTTCAACATTCCC ATCCCATGGCAATCATGGATACTCGGCTTCGCCAAAGTTCTCTACGACCGCGAAATATCAATATCCGAGCATAATGTCAAGGTATCGACTATTCTCAACAACCATTCCCTCATCATGGGAAAGCagatcatcaacatcttgcCTGAAGGCTCGGCTATTCTCAATCCCAAGGGAACCCCCTTCTGTTTAACCGCAAAGCCAAAGCACGCCGTAGATCTTCCAATCTATTTCAATGCCACGATTCCTGCCgaaattgaattgatccgacTCGACTTTGACTCAAACAAGGAAGAAACCATCAAAATCTCGAACCGAGAGGTCAACAGGGTCGCCAAGCAAATCCGAGACCACAACACTGATCAGACCTCGTTCGGCTTTCAGTGGGACTACCCGGTTAAGAAGCCGGGTGTCTATCGACTTGGAAAAGTTTTGGACGAGTACAAGCTTGAGGTCCAGCGTGCTACAGCAGATACATATGTTGTTCCTTGTCCTCAAGCCAGAATCCGACCATCCTCGGATTCTCAGCGGTGTATTCAGGAACTCTCTAATCTTTCATTGGATGTATATGGTACACCACCTCTCAAGATTCAGTACAGTCGCACTATCAATGGCAAGGACCACAGCTTCCATTTTCAGAGTCTTCAGCCTGATGGGTTTTCCTCACCTCTTCTCGGGGCCTCCTCCAGTCTCGTTTCGGATGACCAGGATGATGTTTCGTGGGTGCGGCCCCGGAAGGTCACAGTTGGTCTTAACGAGTCCATGACCTCTGCCGGCGAATGGGAGTATTCGATCGATGAAGTTTATGATGCATTTGGCAACGTTGTTAAATATGCTGAATCGGAAGAGGACTCCAGCCAGTCTCGAGCCAAAGGCTTGAAATACGgcttcaaggtcaaggagcgTCCCAAGGCGAGCATGAAGGGTTGTGACATGCGTAACCCTTTCAAGGTTGCCAAGGGCCGGTCCGTTCGACTTCCTGTTGACTTCTTCATGACAGGCTCCAAGGACGACACTCCCCACGAGGTCACCTGGGAATTCTCACCTATCAACTCCCTTACTAACAGCGGAGAGCATGGTGATGAGGTATCGATTGGCGGCTACAACGCTAAGAGTTCGATGGATCAGCCGTTTGTCTCAGAGCCTGGCCTGTATACCCTCAAGACCATCTCCAGCGGGTCTTGCAAAGGTGAGGTTAAGGAGCCGTCATCGTGCCTTCTTTTGAATCCATTGGAGCCTTCGCTTTCCGTTCGCTCAGAAGAGATCCCCGACAAATGTGCAGGCAACTCTATCGGTCTGAGGGTGGATCTGGACCTCGTTGGAACACCTCCCTTTGTAGTTCGATACGACATTATCACCAGTGACGGGCATGTTGAGAAAAAATCGCACCGTGTGCCTGGCCTGCGATCTCAGCTGGAGCTGGTGCCAAAGATGGCAGGCCGTCACAAGTACATCTTCAAATCCGTCGACGACGCCGTGTATGACAACCAGCCTCTCACTGGCGACGATAAAGTTCTCGAGCAGGTAGTCAAACCTGCTGCGTCGGCCAAGATTGCAAGCCGTAGCGGAGTTGTCAATGCCTGTCTCGACTCAGAAGTCGAACTCGATGTCATTCTCTATGGGGAGGCTCCCTTCAATTTAGAATGGGAGATTGTCCACGACGGCAAGCGCAAGTCGGAGCGAGTCACTGGTGTTCAAGAGAGCAGTTTCAAGATCAAGACCAATACCCTTCGCAAGGGAGGAGAATACATCCTTGCCTTAAGCAGCGTTCAAGACAAGCGGGGATGCAAGACATTCCTTCAGGATCAGGTTAAGATTGCTGTGCGACGCCAGCAGCCACGCGCCGCTTTTGGCTTTGTTGAACACAAGCAAAAGATCATGGCCGTCGAGGAAACACACTTGCGCTTGCCTCTGCGTTTGGAAGGAGAGCCTCCCTTTGAAATCACCTACAGAAACCTCGCTGGTAATGGGGAAGTGTTAACTAAGCGTGCAAACAACGCCAATGACAACCTTTTGGTCAAGAGCCAAGGCACCTACGAATTAATTGACGTACGAGACGTCCAGTGCCCTGGATCTGTTGTGCCTGCAGCAGCCCGATTTGAAGTGGGTTGGTTCCCAAGGCCCGAGATCTCGATTGTTGAATCCCCGAGTATCAAGCCGGATGGCGACACATTCGTCAAACAAGATATTTGCGAAGGAGATATTGATGGCTTTGAAGTCAACCTCAAGG GATCGCCTCCTTATCATGTGCAATACGATGTCACGCACAAGCCTGCTAAGGGCTCCAAAGCGTTTACTCGCAAAGATTTCGATGCTCCCCTTGCAAAAGCAGCCATTTCCATGGACACCACCAAGGCTGGCGATTATACCTACAAGTTCTCTGCTCTTGCCGATAATCTctacaacagcaacaagaaCTTCCACCCTCTCACTCTCACCCAGCGCGTGAATGCTAAGCCTTCGGCTGGATTTACGAAACCCGGGCAGTCGTTCAAGTACTGCATGGAGGAGCAAGAGCATGAGGACAGAATCCCAATTAAGCTCACTGGAGAAGCTCCGTTCTATGTCGAAGTCGAGATCAAGCATCAAGCTGGATCTCCTGCCGAGACCTACAGAATCCCCTCCATTGACTCTAACTCTTACGGTATCCGAATTCCTCGTCAACACCTCCGACTCGGTGCACAGCAGGTTCGTATTCGTACCGTCAGAGACGCCAGAGGATGCCAGCGCAAGTATGAGCATGGAGGACCGTCAGTGCAAATTCACTTGTATGAGGCGCCGTCTATATACCCTCTGGAGTCTCGACGCGACTACTGTGTCGGCGAGCGCATTGCATACACTCTATCCGGCACACCTCCGTTTGACATTTCATACGACTTTAACGGCCGGTGGAATGCCAAGTCGCAAACAACCAGCTTCCGCCGTATTGCCGAGAAGCCTGGCGATTTCACTATCACTAGCATCTCGGACAAGGCCAGCGAATGTCGCGCCGCCGTTAACATCCCCAAGACAATCCACCCGCTCCCTAGTGTCCAAATCAGTCGTGGTAAGCAGTCTCGCGTCGACATTCACGAGGGCAATGAGGTGGACATTTTCTTCGAGTTCTGGGGCACACCACCTTTTGAATTCACCTACACGCGCAGCTCCAACGCCAAGAAGGGCCAGCGCAGTGTCGTTCTTGAGACGAGGCATGATGTCTCTTATGAGCACAGCAAGGTGGTCAAGGCAAGCCAGGAAGGTACATATGAAGTTGTTGCGATCAAGGATAAGTTTTGTTCATTCTCAACCCAGCAAgttgagaagaagcaaagaagatAG
- a CDS encoding hypothetical protein (BUSCO:12650at5125), with protein sequence MSAGDGTSTPGVGGSNASEFVRKLYRMLEDPAHQDVARWGKDGDTFVVVENEKFTRSILPKHFKHSNMASFVRQLNKYDFHKVRQTNDSGSAANGANTLEFKHPNFRVGSKDDLDNIRRKAPAPRRTQATEDFTTSHHISVMTEQLTATQQQVQQLQELFTDVSQTNRLLVNEVLTLQKMLNAQKQSQHEMLNFLSPTTNRHQQTMHLNVGTSPLDGSDDSAPELRRARELLSSVTPDQIADRELERLQGVYGSPADSAVVIPQASMPMMHDPMNDINRYPVYPVGQTVGIDPFHSDHIHKIPYAMPNDSSANAMQEVAAPQPINIQTHGNSNSSANSALTWASRKPRIFLVEDDPTCAKIGIKFLKSMGCEVEHAQNGADAYSRITSVSRDHFDMIFMDIIMPKLDGVSTTMYIRQDCPAIPIVAMTSNIRSDEVHCYFEHGMNGVLAKPFTKSGMQKIVENHLSYLLKGYDPSTQQESGSGYVVGGAGYMNPPSNLNTPGGTGFKFETTPTPPATGATWSPGQMPQQSPLTTGMDQGYGMVNGANQYGLTPTSASRASFPGNISQNSQGRMDGQSPPEKRQRTYV encoded by the exons ATGTCTGCCGGTGACGGAACATCAACCCCTGGGGTCGGTGGCAGCAATGCCAGCGAATTT GTTCGCAAGCTTTACCG AATGCTTGAAGATCCGGCGCATCAAGATGTCGCTAGATGGGGTAAAGACGGCGATACCTTCGTCGTTGTTGAG AATGAGAAGTTCACGCGTTCCATCCTCCCCAAGCACTTTAAGCACAGCAACATGGCTAGTTTTGTCCGACAGCTGAATAAGTATGATTTTCATAAAGTGCGACAAACGAATGACAGTGGCTCTGCAGCCAACGGCGCCAAT ACTCTCGAATTCAAGCATCCCAACTTCAGAGTTGGTAGCAAGGATGATCTTGACAATATTCGTCGAAAAGCACCTGCGCCTAGAAGAACGCAGGCCACGGAGGACTTCACAACCAGTCATCACATCAGTGTTATGACTGAACAGCTCACTGCCACGCAGCAGCAGGTGCAACAGCTCCAGGAATTGTTTACCGACGTCTCTCAGACAAATCGTCTTCTTGTTAACGAGGTTCTGACACTGCAAAAAATGCTCAACGCGCAAAAGCAATCCCAGCACGAAATGCTCAACTTTTTATCGCCTACCACCAATCGTCATCAACAGACCATGCATCTCAACGTCGGCACATCTCCTCTAGATGGCAGTGATGACTCGGCACCTGAATTGAGACGAGCTCGCGAGCTTCTATCCAGTGTGACACCTGATCAGATTGCCGACCGGGAGTTGGAACGCCTTCAGGGTGTCTACGGATCTCCAGCCGATTCTGCAGTTGTCATTCCACAAGCCTCGATGCCCATGATGCATGATCCAATGAACGACATCAACCGCTATCCCGTATACCCGGTGGGCCAGACCGTCGGGATTGATCCTTTCCATTCCGATCACATCCACAAGATCCCTTACGCGATGCCAAACGATTCGAGCGCCAACGCCATGCAGGAAGTGGCTGCCCCTCAGCCCATCAACATCCAGACCCACGGGAACTCCAACTCGTCGGCCAATTCGGCTCTTACATGGGCCTCCCGGAAGCCCAGAATCTTCCTTGTTGAAGACGACCCGACCTGCGCTAAGATCGGCATCAAGTTTCTCAAGTCGATGGGTTGTGAAGTCGAACATGCT CAAAATGGAGCGGATGCATACAGCCGCATTACGAGCGTTTCTCGTGATCATTTCGACATGATCTTTATGGACATCATCATGCCTAAGCTGGATGGTGTCTCGACCACCATGTACATCCGGCAGGACTGTCCTGCTATCCCTATTGTCGCTATGACATCGAATATTCGATCCGATGAGGTCCACTGTTATTTTGAGCATG GTATGAATGGGGTATTGGCCAAGCCATTTACCAAGAGCGGAATGCAGAAGATTGTCGAGAACCACTTGAGCTATCTCCTAAAGGGCTACGATCCTTCAACCCAGCAAGAATCCGGTTCGGGATACGTGGTGGGCGGCGCAGGTTACATGAACCCCCCCAGCAACTTGAATACGCCTGGAGGAACAGGGTTCAAGTTCGAGACGACACCCACACCTCCAGCAACTGGCGCAACGTGGTCCCCAGGACAGATGCCACAGCAGTCTCCCCTTACCACAGGAATGGACCAAGGGTATGGCATGGTAAACGGCGCGAACCAATACGGCTTAACACCCACGAGTGCTAGCAGAGCTAGCTTCCCTGGCAACATCTCACAAAACAGCCAGGGACGCATGGATGGCCAAAGTCCTCCCGAAAAGCGGCAGCGCACCTATGTCTGA